In the genome of Mogibacterium neglectum, the window CAAAGCAGGGCTACAATGTTATGCACATCGCAACGCATTTTGTAAACCTGATCAAAGTCAGTGAGGCTATCGTAGTTCGTAAGCATGCTGGCGAATGCTTGATAGAACTTGCTAACAGTATGCCTAGCGATCAGATAAACGAGCTCTGTATCGACCTCTTCAACGGTCTCGAACTAAGTGACTATCAGTTCCTTAAGTACATTCCTGGCTATCTAGGGCACCTTATGATGTATCAGCCTGACAACGAACAGAGTGAGACAATCGAAGCGCTTGAAACTATGTTATATACGGGGAATAGCAAGTCGGCAGCTGCATCGCTAAGCACTATGGCAGTGCTCCTAGAGAACTACGACAGGCTACCTGAACCTGGCAAGAATGCGGAGAAGTACAAGAGTAGACTACTCGGCATGATTATCAAGGCTATCAGTCATTACAATATTGCGCTATCGCAGGAAGCATTACGGGTACTTGGAATGAGAATATTTGGCAGCGAAGTCATGACTCTCGATTCAAAGGGCTGGGTTGCATCTCACTGTTTCAAGAGACTAGCTGCTGTGATTCCGCTAATTGGTGATGATATCGGACTAGAATTCTACAACAACGCGGCGGTGTTAAATTATATATACAGATTTATCGCTACATATGTTGATGAAGTTGGGAAATTTGAGTTTAGGGAGTATGACAAAGTCGCATTCTTCCCTGGTGCATTTGACCCGTTCACTCTTGGGCACAAGGCGATTGCAACGACTATAAGGGACATGGGATTTGAAGTGTATCTGGCACTAGATGAGCTTTCTTGGACCAAGAAGATGTTGCCTCATGCACTGCGTAGGAACATTCTCGCTATGTCCATTAGCAGTGAAGAGGGCTTAAATCTATTCCCAGACGATATGCAGATTAACCTCGCTAATTCGGATGACATGCGGAGACTGAGAGAGCTTTTTTCAGGCAAAGATTTATACATAGTTACAGGTTCAGATGCTATTGAAAATGCCGCTTGCTACAAGGCTGCCCCAAGCGAATATTCGATTCACTCGCTAGGTCACATTGTATTCGATAGAGAGTCGAGCGATGATTCGCATAGAGATAGCGGTGATGGCTACCCAATCACGGGCGAGATTATAAAGCTGCACCTCAAGAGATATTCTGAGGATGTCAGCTCCGCTAGGATTCGTAACAATATTGACCTCGGGCGAGATATCGGCACGCTGCTCGACCCAGTTGTGCAGAACTACATATACGATATGAACCTCTATAAGCATGAGCCTGCATATAAAGAAGTGCTTACCGCTAACAATATCAACTTCAGCGCCTTTGAACACATGGATGCTGGTTTCACCATGCCACTTAGCGATGATTTAGAGACGGCTGGCTACGACCCCTTGGTTCTCAGCGAATACCTTGATGATCCTGCTACGAAATCAATCCTGATAAAAGCTAGGTCTGGAGAACGAGAAGAGCCTGTGCTCTCTGCGTTTGCATCGACTAGAAAGCTTCGTGCGAATGACCTGCTCGAGGAATTCGGCAGCAGCGAAGTAGCTTCTACGATTAGAAAGAGTGCGCTTGGCTCGATAGCTTCAATCGGTGCATTTTATGCAAAAGATGATGCAAATGCAGGTGTTTCCAACCTTAATCAGATTCTGCTCACGGAGATTATGACGGAACTCCTCGATGAAGATTACACTTACGTAATCTATCGCCCTGTAAATCCTGCAGGTATGGACGAGGATACGATTGACCTTTTAATCCACCATGGATTTGTCAATATCTCTAGCAGTGAGGAAGAACCAATCTATGCAGTGGATATGAAAGCACCAATCGTGCTATTTAGAGATGTCGAAGCGTGTATCAAGGCTCCGTTCAACAAGAACCCTAGGATTATTAAAGCTGCAGATGATGCTCATGCAAAGCTCCTTAAGACTTTTAATGAGCTATTTCCTGGCAAGCTGATACTGACTTTTAATCCTAGTGCAGTATATAGCCGCATCGTAAATATGGTTACATCTGAAAATGGAGTACCTGCAGCTTCCGATCCTATGAAGAATCGTGGTCCTTATATGGCGGTCCCATACGGCAAGGCACTTTCGGATGTGGTCATACCTAATACAGTAACAAAGGCTCTTAGGACGGATAAGTATTTTAAGAATGATTTATCGGGATTCACTATCCGAGAATACCGTAACTACGCACCGCTACAGGAGCAGATAACAACTATCAAGTCCTTTGAAAAGCCTGCGATATTAGTTGATGACTTCCTTCACAATGGTCAGCGTTTAAACCACATCGCGCCTCTGATTAAGGACGCGGGAATTGACCTTCGAAAGGTAATCGTAGGAGTACTTACTGGCAGAGCGTTAGATACTATGAAAGAACGAGAAATTCCAGTTGAGGGTGCTTATTTCCTACCAGATATCTCGATTTGGATAAATGAGCATGACAGCTATCCATTCTTTGGCGGTGACAGCCTCGAGCTAGTCGACGACTCTAAGGAGCACAGGACGATTAATCTGATGCTGCCATATACGACTTTCAGCTTCGTGGGCGAAAACGATATGGATAAGGTATATAAGTATTCAATTACCTGCCTCGAGAATGCTCGGGACATCCTTCGCATACTCGAGCAGGAGTACCAGGCCGAGTACGGCCGCAAGCTGACACAGAAGCTGCTCGGAGCAGTCATCTCAAGACCTTGCACGCCAATGTTGCCACCAGGTCTCGAGTACGACAGCTCCTTCGCAGCTTCCGATTTTATCGAAAATGATATACGTAGGGCTGAGAGGCTGCATATGTTTAAGAAGTAGTTGATATTTAAAGAACCCCAGCTTAGCAGTGCTAAGCTGGGGTTCTTTTGCATTTATCAAATTCTATATTCAATTATTAGTTGAACCGCTTATAGTATTTCTTGTTAAAAAGCCACTGCAAATTAATCTTTGGCTTTTTATCGTTAGCCTTTATAAGAAAGCCGAAATACTTATACAGCTCATCACTGATAGCTTTCTCGTCTATCGTATGTATATCTATTTCATCATAAGCATATACTCTTCTCAACTTAAAAGCTTTATCGAATTCATATCTTATCCCTCTATTGTCAATATAGATATAGGCATCATCATCACCATGCCACATGTAGAGCTCCGGCGTTTTACCGTCAACGGAATGGGCTTCGTTATAAATATAAACTCTGCCACTAAATGCCCCCGAAACGCCACTATCTGGTCTGTAGACCACTTTGTCTACCTTTGGTTGCTTAATAGCATCCAAATTGTCTATCACCATTGCAAAATCTGGATGTGTACCTTTTGAATGTTCAATATGAATTGCATAATAAACCGAGTATTCTGTCAGGTTTCTTTTTACATACCACATTACAAAAACCACCCCGACTCCTACGAGCAAGCAACAAGTAATTATAAGCATCCTATTTATCAACTTGCTGAGCATAGTTTACTCCTTTTCTTTCTACAATTTCTTTAGTTGAACCGCTTATAATACTTCTTGTTGAATTCTTTCTGCATATTGATTAGAGGCTTGTGATTGACGTTGGCTTTGACGAGGAAACCGAAGTTGTTATAAACCTCCTTATATAATTCTTCGTCGTCGATATCACTTTTTTCATACTCCATCTTAGCTGTATTAGAATTATAAATTGCTTTTAATGAAAAATCAGAGTTAAATATATAACTTCTATCCTTTGAATTCGAATACAGATATTCCACTCCGTATACATACGTTGCGCAAATCGAAGGACTGTTGCCATTATTTCTTTCGTTATACACTTTCGCCAGTCCATCATAGTCATACCTTATTCCTCTACTCGCGGGTGTACGTATAACCTTTATGTTCTCTAATGCCATTGCCATCTCTGGATGTGTTCCCTCCTTATGCGTCATGTTGTGGGCATAGTAAACGGAGTATTTTCTGAGATTGTAGTCTATGTATAGGTTGGCAATTATTAACAATATCCCCATAATTAGCACTACTATACTAATGCCTATTATTCTATTTTTATTCATGCTTAATCTACTTCTTTTTAAATAATGTTTTTAGCTTCTTTGTTAGTTTAGATACAACTTAACAGGGATGCCAGGTCTTTCAGAGCCAAAATTAGAGCTACGATTGAGCTCTCCAACCTCCGTGCCTGATATAAGCTCAACTTCTGTTTTATCCGTCCATCTAAGGCCTTCTTCAGTTAGGAAGTTGTCATCCGTAAGATTCTCTCCTATCAAATCAATTTTGATATTCTTAAAATAGTCGGGGCCACGAGTACCCTCATTAAAGTCACCAGAAACATTCACACCACTTATGCTGGGTGTGTTATCTGCTGTTTGTTCTGTTTCTTCTGATAAGCTTCCGCTTGCTGCTGATGAATCACCAAGTTCGGCATAGTCAGCTGCTATAACGATTGGTGTGATATTAAATAAAATAATGCAGACTAAAATAACAATAGATGAAATCTTCTTTATCATGATACACACTTCTCCAATTTTTTATTAGATATAAATTTCAGTGACACTCTATCATATATCACTGTACACTATCAAGTATTTTATATAGTTGCTAACAGTACCTTTAATCATATTTCAAAAAGCTATGACGAGAACAGCATTATTTGCTGCTCTCGTCATATAGTCAGTCATTCACATCTACCGCATCTTTCTCATACACGAGTATATCGCCAGGCTCGCAATCCAGATATGTACACATTTTATCTAGTGTTGTAAACCGAATTGCTCTTGCACGGTTATTTTTTAATATCGAAATATTAGCTGGAGTTATATCGATTGCCTCAGATAATTCACGAATCGTCACGTTTCGGCTCTCGAGGATACTGTCTAAATTTATTTTGATTGACATGTTTTATATTCCCGCTGTCTACACTGTTAACTTGTTATCTTCTTGCAGTTCAATATATTTGATTATTAGCTTTCCTACCGACATAAATGCAAATGCACATAAAAGAAAGACTATCATTAAAATAGATACTTTTACATTAAATATCTCAAATATACGTTCGCCTTTATTTGATAATACCCCATGAATTAGCTCGCATGCGAATTCAAATAGAAAGATGTTAGCAATAGATTTGCAAGTCTTTGCTTCTTTTAGGGAAAATCCCTCATTTATACTTGGTAGCATCCACAGTTTAGCTATCACGATAACTATCCCTACTGTAATAACTATTCCATATAAGGCTTCAGTTACGGCTTCATAGTTTGTAAATTGTTTTGTCAAAATATCGATACTACCTAGTATAATTGCTAGCATAGTTGCTAGTGTAAATACTATCAATATTGCTCTTGTTAGCTTAAAAGTTATATTATCCTTATTCATGGTGATGCTCCTTTCGTCTTACGAATATTACATATTTAATTGCGAAATGTATTTCCTGATACCTTTACTTTATCTAAATCTTACCTCATAGCATATCGAAAAACAATATGTTTTGGCTCGTATTTTGTTCTAATAAAATACATTTTGACTAACTTTCTTTATATTGACCCTCACAAATGGTAAAAAAATAATGACTCCAAGGTAAATTTAAAGTCATTATTTTTTTATCTTATTAAGTTCTGCTATTTACTCTAAAGAAATTGTCTTGTAATTATGCCCATTATAGATAAACCTTACCCTATTAATTCCTTTAAGATTCTCTTTAGAAATTGGAATTGATATCTTTTCATTGTGTTTAAATGACAATTTTGTAAATATGGAAACTTCTATAGTATTATTATTTATATCAACGAAGTATCCACCAATACTTTTATATATAGGCAAATCTGTTTTTATGTATAACTTCTCATTAGATATGTATGCACCTACAATTTCTTTTTTATTTGAGATATCATTTATATTACTGAAATAAATTGCAACTGACAAAAGACTTATTATTAAAATAAAAATTAAGAAATACAGTATTTTATTTCTTTTACTTATCTTTTTTCTAATAATTGTATCTTCAGAAAGTCTATTCACAATATCACTATCCTCCTGCAATAGCTCATTCAGTGGAATATCCAAAATATTTGAGATATTAACTATTAGCTTTATATCTGGATAATTTCTATTAATCTCCCAGTTTGAAATAGTAGATCTTGAAACTTGCAGCTTTTTAGCTAAGTCATCTTGTGTTAAGCCTAATTTAGTACGTTTCTCTTTAATAATTGACCCAATTTTCACTGTACTATCCTCCTTTCTTTAATCTGATTTTAGAAAATTATAAAAGAACTCTCCAGTGTTTCACCAGCACAAATCATAAAAAAATTGCCACAAATTGTGACATTGGAAACTTTGTAGTTATGTTTTATTATCGAATATCGAATCTTTAAACTCGGTATTAAATTTTTTATCTACAAACAAGAACACGCATTCAACGCATGGTTTTACTTATACAACAAAAGCCCAGGAATTCACTCCTAGGCTTTATCCATCTCAATTAATATTTCTCATCATACGTATGCTCTTCAATCGCCAGCTTAATCAAACTGTCCAGCAAGGTTGGCTGATCTATGCCCATCGCTTCCCACAGCTGTGGATACATGCTGATATTCGTAAATCCTGGCATCGTATTAATCTCATTAAACACAACTCTGCCGTCTTCAGTATAGAAGAAATCAACTCTAGATAGTCCGCGGCAGTCCATTACCTTGAATATCTCAACGGCGCAGTTTCTAATCTCCTTCTGCTTGCTCATCGGAATATCATCGACAACTCTCGTCTGTGATTCAGGGTTGTTGTACTTCGCATCGTAATCGTAGAATTCGCCAGCGGATAGAATCTCTCCCACGCAGGATGCCTTCGGATTGTGATTGCCGAGAACCGCAACTTCCATCTCTCTGCCGACAATCATCTCTTCGACGAGGACTTTGTCATCATACTTAAATGCATTTTCAATAGCCCCTTCGAGCTCTGACTTCTTCTCGACCTTAGAAGCTCCAACCGAGGATCCAGCCGAAGACGGCTTAACGAACAGCGGTAGCTTTCCGTCATTCGTGCTGAGAGCATTCATAATTTCTCCCTCACGATCATCGGCAAAATCCTTCTTCTTAATCACGCAGTACTTCGCCTGAGTGATGTCAGCCTCGCCCACGATAATCTTGGTAAATGATTTATCCATTCCATTAGCAGAAGCCTTTACTCCAGGACCAACATATGGAATTTCCGCAAGCTCAAAGAGTCCCTGCACTGTTCCGTCTTCTCCGTTATCTCCGTGAAGCACTGGTATGATGCAGTCTATGCTCTTTGCGGTCGCTCTATCCTCTTCGTCGAAAACGAGGATTCCGTGTACCGTCGGATCCGCAGGGATGCACACCTGTTTGTTATCAGGTCTATTTTCCCAAGCACCGCTAGCGATTTCATCTGTACTTGCCTCGGTCAGATACCATCTGCCCTCTTTAGTTATTCCAATTTTAGTAATTTCATAGTGGTCAGAATTGAGTCCCTTGATGACATTTACCGCTGAACTTCGTGATACCTCATGTTCATCGGACCTTCCTCCAAATATAACTGCAATATTCATCAATAACCTCCCATATCTGGTGAATGGCTAAGCTATCCGCACACGCTCTATACAGCGGGTACCTTGCCTTAAAATATTTACTTTTCTTCTGCCGGTTTTTTCTCGGCTATAACGACTCTGTTCATTCCAGCCAGATCCTTGATAATCGCGGCTGGCTTATAGTAGTGCGTTCTCTCCAGTAGGAATGATACAGCTTCGCCCTGATCATACCCTATCTCGAGTGCGAGCACTCCGCCTTCCTTGAGGTGAGCGGAAGCGTTATTTGCAATAACCTTATATGCATCAAGACCGTCCTCACCACCGTCTAGCGCAAGCCTTGGCTCGTGATCCTTCACCTCTGGGTCGAGTGTCTCGATAATCTCTGACTTGATGTAAGGTGGGTTGCTGACGATTAGGTCGAACTTCTCATCTCCATCAAGCGACGAAAACATGTTGCCGAGTGCAAAGCTTATCCTGTCCAGTACGCCGTTGATTTCCGCATTCTTTCTGGCGACTTCGAGCGCCTTCTCACTGATATCCGATAGCTTGACACGAGCACCTTGCGATAAGCTTGCAATCGAAATTCCGATTGCTCCGCTGCCCGCACACAGGTCGAGTATCTTCGGATTCTCTAGTTCCATGCCGCTGATGATGCCCAGTACCTGTTCTACGAGCACTTCCGTGTCGAGCCTTGGGATGAGAACGTTTTCATTTACACAGAACGGCAGACCCATGAATTCCTGTACCTTTGTGATGTACTGAAGTGGAACTCCCGATGCGCGCTGGTCAATTCTCTCTCTATATGCTTCGACATCAGAACTATCGAGCAGCTCTGTGTCTCTCGTTATTATCTCGTTATGTGTAAATCCAGTTACGTAGCAGAATATATCATCCGCATCTCCGTTTGGATTGCTGATGCCTGCTTCCCCTAGCTTCGACCTTCCAGCACTAACTAAGTTCTTGACCATCGTCTCGTCCTCGCTGTACCTCTTATCTTCGAGTTCATCGAAGATGGAATCGAGCTCCTCATCTTGATTTTCCTCATCTAAATCGTCGCTAACATCTTCATCCTGTTTGCTTATTACACCAGACTCAAGTTCACCAAGCACAGCCTTAAGTGATGTTATCGCAACTTCAAGCTGCTCTTCGTCTGGCTCTCTAGTTGTTAGCTTCTGCATCATGAGGCCTGGCCAGCTTAGCACCCTAACGACCGCATTATCACTTCTACCAGCCCACCTAAGGAGCTCATAGCTGAGGCCTGCAATTACTGGCATAAGAAGAAGTCTAGATATGATTCGCCATGCTAGATTTGGCCATCCGAGAAATGAGAACAGCACAAGGCTGATAATCATTACGAACATGAGGAAGCTAGTTCCGCAGCGAGGATGAAGTGTGTAGAACTCCTTGGCATTTGCAGGAGTTAACTCAAGACCATTCTCAAAGCAGTGAATCGACTCATGCTCTGCACCGTGATACTGAAAAAGTCTCTTGACGTCGTTCATCTTGGAAATAGCCAGCACATACAGCACGAAAATCAATAGCCTCAGCACACCTTCTGCTAGGTTGAGCAGCACCGTATTCTTGGTCAAGTGCTTAAGTAAATTCACGCTGTATGTCGGCATGATTACAAACACGACAACCGTGATGAGCAGCGATATCGCAACTGAGATGCCGAGCATGACATTCCACACGGTCTTAGGGTTGAACTTTTTCTCCAGCCACTGGTCGAACTTGCTCGAATCTTCTTGTTCCTCTTCAGGCATTGCTTCTTCGAGGATTTCGGATGAGCGCATCAGCGTCTTCATTCCTGAAATCAGCGATGAGAAAAAGCTCACCACTCCTCTCACAAATGGTACCTTAGTCACCTTAGACGGTGGCTTGATATCCTCTATCTCTAGCTTTATATCGCCATTAGGAAGTCTGACCGAAAGCGACTGTTTGTCTGCGCCGCGCATCATTACGCCTTCCATTACCGCCTGACCGCCAATCTTGGTCGGCTTAGCGTCCTTGATGAAAATCTTACTATAATCCATCTTTCCTCCGACTGTTAGAAATTCAGCTCCTTGAGCATCACATCTACGAAGTCCTTGTTGCACTTGGTATGGCTCAGGTTGTCGAGTACCTTCTCCGCGACGTCAGCAGGATTTCCCGCCGACATCTCACGTCTCATCATGTTCATCACGAGATATTCATTATCATCTAAGAGAAGCTCTTCCTTCCTCGTGCTAGACTTTGCCAAATCAATTGCAGGGAATATTCTGCGTTCACTGAGCTGTCTGTCGAGGTGAAGCTCCATGTTACCTGTACCTTTGAATTCCTCATATATTACATCGTCCATCCTGCTCCCCGTATCTACGAGAGCAGTTGCTAGTATCGTTATACTGCCGCCCTCCTCGAGGTTTCTTGCCGCACCAAAAAATTTCTTTGGAGCATGAAGAGCCCCAGGATCAAGTCCGCCAGATAGCGTTCTTCCCGACGATGGCGTCTCCATGTTATATGCGCGCGCGAGCCTGGTGATGCTGTCCAGTAGAATGACTACGTCTTTGCCCTCTTCTGCTAAGCGCTTTGCCCTCTGAATTACCATCTCCGCAACCTTTACGTGGTGCGCAGGCAGCTCATCGAATGTCGAATATATTACCTCAGAGCGAGTGAGCGCCCTCTTCATATCCGTAACCTCTTCAGGTCTCTCGTCTACGAGGAGTACAATCATCTCAATCTCTGGATACTTCTTCTCTATGCTCGCTGCAATCTGCTTGAGCAGAACCGTCTTACCCGCCTTAGGCTGGGCTACGATAAGACCACGCTGACCCTTGCCGATAGGTGCGACTAAGTCCATGGCTCTCATCGCCAACTTGATGCTCGTGTCTTCGAGCACGATTTTCTCGTTCGGGAAAATCGGTGTCAATCTGTCAAAATGAGGTCTTCGCCTCGCGCTAATCGGTGATTCACCGTTCACTTCTTTCACATATAGAAGTGCTCCGAATCTCTCGCCTTGATTAGGATGCCTCGAGATGCAGCGAATCTTATCGCCAGTTCTGAGGCCGAACCTTCTAATCTGAGTCTGTGATACGTAAATATCCTTCTCAGATGTTAGGAAGTTGTTAAATCTCAGGAAGCCAAATCCCGCTTCTGCGATTTCTAGGATCCCCTCGACCTCTGGGCGGTCCTGTTCATTGCTTCTCTCTTCAGAATCCTCTGTATCTTCAGCATCTGTGCTACCATGAATTTCTTCAGGCTTATTTTCTTCATTATCTAGCGCTTCTTCTTTACTTACTGCAAAAGCTTCGCTTATAACTGGAGTATCTACAGAATCACTTATCTCTTTGATTTCATCATTTTCCACAGCTATAGCCTCTTCAGCGGCTTCGGTCTTTTTGATTTTTGCTGCCACTTTCTTGGTTCTAGTAGCTTTAGCTAGGGTTGCTTTTGTCACTGCTTCGCTCGCCTTTGATCTAGCCCTTTTGGCTGTAGTTGTACCCATTTTGGTTTCTGATGCCTTTGTGGTCTTTGCAGATTCCGCTTTCTTTGTTGTTTTCGTATCTACAGTAGTTTCTGCTTTCTTCATTGCTTTTGTTGTCTTTTTAGCTTTCGTAGCTCCTGTTGACTCCATAACTGTGCTTTTCTTTTCCTTTTCCATTGTTCCTCCCGGACTTATAGCTCCTCGTTGCCACCTATAGTTGATAGGATTGTCTCATCTTTGGAGTCAATCTGGCTTACTCGTAGCTTCTTGACGTCCTTTTGGTCGATTTTCTCACTTAGTCCAAGTAATGTCGGACTTAGATATACAGTCTTAAGCACCTTTCCGTTTAGGCTGACTGTACTGTGCTCTGTGAAATTCTGTCCTTTTATGTAGTATTTCTTACCGATTGAGATTATGCCATCAATCTTAATTTTCTTGTATCCCATGCGCATCTTTGTCCGCTTATATGGGTTCTTACCGCCAAATACATAGTTCTTGCCATATAGCATGTCATAAGCGAGCGCTTTCAGGTTCTTATTGTAGTCCTTAGAGTTCTTATCTGCAGTCTGCTCGTAATCAAAGATTACGCCCTGATGACCCAGTCCAACATTCTTAAGGATATCGGCAGTAACCTCGTATGAGGTGATATCCTTGTCATTCTTTTTAAGACCAATATTATCCCATATTACATATCTAGTCTGGTAGAGGTCACCTGTGCCGTATTCAGATTCCTTGATATCAAGCGCAGGGATGTGGTCTCCATAGATTAGCACGACGGTAGGCTCGCCAGATTCTTCTATCTTCTTGAGCAAGTCTCCTGTAAATTCATCCATTTCATGAAGTTCATTTACATAATACTCGTACTTCCACTTAGTAGCTTCATCCTTTGCAGTTACCGTTGTATATGGATCCTTGAATACACGCTCTGTCGGATATGCACCATGTCCTTGCACAGAGATAATATGTAGCAAATCCCTCGTATCTGACTTTGTAATTATATTCATGATATCGTCGGTCATGACCTTATCCTTAGCCCACCCAGTTGGCGTTTTGACAATGTTATTCATGTATTCGAGTGATGTAAAGTTATCAAATCCGAGCGATGCATATACCTCATTACGGTTATAGAATAATGCTCTGTGGTCGTGCATTGCATGTGTATTATAACCATGACTCTTTAGTACATATCCGAGGCTCTCGAGAGATTGTTCACGAAGCTTACCCTTATATGGATATTCTCCTGGTCCAAAGAATCTAGAGCTGATACCAGTTAATACCTCAAACTCCGTGTTAGCCGTTCCAGCTCCGCATGCCGGAACCTTAAACCAGCCTGTAGAATAGTTTTTCATTAGATTTGTGAAATTTGGGGTTGGGTCATTTGAAACCTTGATATTTTTGTAATCCTGCGCATAAGAGAATGATTCTAGTTGCAAAATGATGATATTAGGATATTTCTTTGCATCGTTTTTCTGCACAAGAGTGGTATTTGTCCCATTCTTGGTGTAATTTTCGAGAATTGATTGTATTTCTTTCTTCGAGTAATGGTTAGGCTTTTTAATTCCTTTATTTACAGAGGTGTTTAAGAAACAGTACGCAAATCCGTAATCTCTATACGCATAGTTGAGGTTTCCGAAGAATGTGCTGAGCGCCTTAGTCTCAATAAGACCGAGCGTACTGCCAAAACATGTTGCAATTGCGACAACAATTATCCCTAGTTCCTTCTTGTAATTTAGATTAGTCCACTTGTAGCAATTTATGTAATAAAGTACAACTATGAGTAGTGCAACACCAATGATTGCAGCACCTAGAGTAATCTGTGCCTTTGAATAATATGTGGTGAGCAGTGAGAAGCCGTCCTTTGTGTTTTGCAAGTCATAAAGTGTGAAAGGGGTCATTCGCTTGAGCAGGATGACGCCGTTGACAGTTCCTAGAATCCCCCATACTGTGCATAGTATTAGGAATGCAAAGCCTCGCTTCCTGAACATTAGTGCAAGGCACATCGTCGCGAATATGATCAAACAGTTATATAAGAAAATGATTGGGTGCTTGAATAAAAACATAGCGCCATCTAAGACTCCGCTCGTAATTCGTGCAAATGTCTCGATGTATAGGTTCATCAAAATTGACGCAATCGCAAGCTTTAAAATGAACTTTCTATCATGCAGTTTTCCGTCATTTAATTT includes:
- a CDS encoding helix-turn-helix domain-containing protein translates to MSIKINLDSILESRNVTIRELSEAIDITPANISILKNNRARAIRFTTLDKMCTYLDCEPGDILVYEKDAVDVND
- a CDS encoding helix-turn-helix domain-containing protein, whose product is MKIGSIIKEKRTKLGLTQDDLAKKLQVSRSTISNWEINRNYPDIKLIVNISNILDIPLNELLQEDSDIVNRLSEDTIIRKKISKRNKILYFLIFILIISLLSVAIYFSNINDISNKKEIVGAYISNEKLYIKTDLPIYKSIGGYFVDINNNTIEVSIFTKLSFKHNEKISIPISKENLKGINRVRFIYNGHNYKTISLE
- a CDS encoding D-alanine--D-alanine ligase family protein, with translation MNIAVIFGGRSDEHEVSRSSAVNVIKGLNSDHYEITKIGITKEGRWYLTEASTDEIASGAWENRPDNKQVCIPADPTVHGILVFDEEDRATAKSIDCIIPVLHGDNGEDGTVQGLFELAEIPYVGPGVKASANGMDKSFTKIIVGEADITQAKYCVIKKKDFADDREGEIMNALSTNDGKLPLFVKPSSAGSSVGASKVEKKSELEGAIENAFKYDDKVLVEEMIVGREMEVAVLGNHNPKASCVGEILSAGEFYDYDAKYNNPESQTRVVDDIPMSKQKEIRNCAVEIFKVMDCRGLSRVDFFYTEDGRVVFNEINTMPGFTNISMYPQLWEAMGIDQPTLLDSLIKLAIEEHTYDEKY
- the prmC gene encoding peptide chain release factor N(5)-glutamine methyltransferase; the protein is MDYSKIFIKDAKPTKIGGQAVMEGVMMRGADKQSLSVRLPNGDIKLEIEDIKPPSKVTKVPFVRGVVSFFSSLISGMKTLMRSSEILEEAMPEEEQEDSSKFDQWLEKKFNPKTVWNVMLGISVAISLLITVVVFVIMPTYSVNLLKHLTKNTVLLNLAEGVLRLLIFVLYVLAISKMNDVKRLFQYHGAEHESIHCFENGLELTPANAKEFYTLHPRCGTSFLMFVMIISLVLFSFLGWPNLAWRIISRLLLMPVIAGLSYELLRWAGRSDNAVVRVLSWPGLMMQKLTTREPDEEQLEVAITSLKAVLGELESGVISKQDEDVSDDLDEENQDEELDSIFDELEDKRYSEDETMVKNLVSAGRSKLGEAGISNPNGDADDIFCYVTGFTHNEIITRDTELLDSSDVEAYRERIDQRASGVPLQYITKVQEFMGLPFCVNENVLIPRLDTEVLVEQVLGIISGMELENPKILDLCAGSGAIGISIASLSQGARVKLSDISEKALEVARKNAEINGVLDRISFALGNMFSSLDGDEKFDLIVSNPPYIKSEIIETLDPEVKDHEPRLALDGGEDGLDAYKVIANNASAHLKEGGVLALEIGYDQGEAVSFLLERTHYYKPAAIIKDLAGMNRVVIAEKKPAEEK
- the rho gene encoding transcription termination factor Rho, with the translated sequence MEKEKKSTVMESTGATKAKKTTKAMKKAETTVDTKTTKKAESAKTTKASETKMGTTTAKRARSKASEAVTKATLAKATRTKKVAAKIKKTEAAEEAIAVENDEIKEISDSVDTPVISEAFAVSKEEALDNEENKPEEIHGSTDAEDTEDSEERSNEQDRPEVEGILEIAEAGFGFLRFNNFLTSEKDIYVSQTQIRRFGLRTGDKIRCISRHPNQGERFGALLYVKEVNGESPISARRRPHFDRLTPIFPNEKIVLEDTSIKLAMRAMDLVAPIGKGQRGLIVAQPKAGKTVLLKQIAASIEKKYPEIEMIVLLVDERPEEVTDMKRALTRSEVIYSTFDELPAHHVKVAEMVIQRAKRLAEEGKDVVILLDSITRLARAYNMETPSSGRTLSGGLDPGALHAPKKFFGAARNLEEGGSITILATALVDTGSRMDDVIYEEFKGTGNMELHLDRQLSERRIFPAIDLAKSSTRKEELLLDDNEYLVMNMMRREMSAGNPADVAEKVLDNLSHTKCNKDFVDVMLKELNF
- a CDS encoding LTA synthase family protein produces the protein MKVKNFCRGVLAKIRGGAHKVHDKYRARFPKKVPKLNDGKLHDRKFILKLAIASILMNLYIETFARITSGVLDGAMFLFKHPIIFLYNCLIIFATMCLALMFRKRGFAFLILCTVWGILGTVNGVILLKRMTPFTLYDLQNTKDGFSLLTTYYSKAQITLGAAIIGVALLIVVLYYINCYKWTNLNYKKELGIIVVAIATCFGSTLGLIETKALSTFFGNLNYAYRDYGFAYCFLNTSVNKGIKKPNHYSKKEIQSILENYTKNGTNTTLVQKNDAKKYPNIIILQLESFSYAQDYKNIKVSNDPTPNFTNLMKNYSTGWFKVPACGAGTANTEFEVLTGISSRFFGPGEYPYKGKLREQSLESLGYVLKSHGYNTHAMHDHRALFYNRNEVYASLGFDNFTSLEYMNNIVKTPTGWAKDKVMTDDIMNIITKSDTRDLLHIISVQGHGAYPTERVFKDPYTTVTAKDEATKWKYEYYVNELHEMDEFTGDLLKKIEESGEPTVVLIYGDHIPALDIKESEYGTGDLYQTRYVIWDNIGLKKNDKDITSYEVTADILKNVGLGHQGVIFDYEQTADKNSKDYNKNLKALAYDMLYGKNYVFGGKNPYKRTKMRMGYKKIKIDGIISIGKKYYIKGQNFTEHSTVSLNGKVLKTVYLSPTLLGLSEKIDQKDVKKLRVSQIDSKDETILSTIGGNEEL